A part of Caloenas nicobarica isolate bCalNic1 chromosome 10, bCalNic1.hap1, whole genome shotgun sequence genomic DNA contains:
- the FURIN gene encoding furin isoform X1: MDLRPCSLLLLWTLVVALTLLAQEVLAQRIYTNTWAVLVPAGPQEADRLARKHGFLNLGPIFGDYYHFRHSGVVKRSLSPHQPWHSRLAREPQVQWLEQQVAKRRTKRDVFMEPTDPKFPQQWYLYNTNQRDLNVRQAWAQGYTGKGIVVSILDDGIEKNHPDLEGNYDPGASFDVNDQDPDPQPRYTQMNDNRHGTRCAGEVAAVANNGICGVGVAYNARIGGVRMLDGEVTDAVEAHSLGLNPNHIHIYSASWGPEDDGKTVDGPARLAEEAFFRGVSQGRGGLGSIFVWASGNGGREHDSCNCDGYTNSIYTLSISSTTQYGNVPWYSEACSSTLATTYSSGNQNEKQIVTTDLRQKCTESHTGTSASAPLAAGIIALALEANKNLTWRDMQHLVVQTSKPAHLNANDWVTNGVGRKVSHSYGYGLLDAGAMVGLAKNWTTVGPQRKCVIDVLMEPKDIGKRLEVRRKVDACLGKANYISRLEHAQARLTLSYNRRGDLAIHLVSPMGTRSTLLAARPHDFSADGFNDWAFMTTHSWDEDPSGEWVLEIENTSDANNYGTLTKFTLVLYGTATESPSLSNQLESSGCKTLTPSQTCVVCEEGYYLHQKSCLKRCPPGFAPGVQSTHYSLENSVEPITPQLCLPCHPSCATCAGPGPNQCLTCPAHSHFSSLDLSCSHQTQSSRASPALADGEGLAETPSAANLPVLIASLSCVLIVIIFVTVFLVLQARSGFSLRGVKVYALDSGIISYKGLPSDIWQEEGPSESDGEENEAHSERTAFIRDQSAL, from the exons ATGGATCTGAGGCCCTGctcgctgctcctgctctggacTCTGGTGGTTGCCCTCACTCTCCTGGCCCAGGAGGTGCTGGCCCAGCGTATCTACACCAACACCTGGGCCGTGCTCGTCCCCGCGGGGCCCCAGGAGGCTGACAGGCTGGCCAGGAAGCATGGATTCCTCAACCTGGGCCCG ATCTTCGGTGACTATTACCACTTTCGGCACAGCGGCGTGGTGAAACGTTCCCTCTCACCCcaccagccctggcacagccgtTTGGCCAGGGAGCCGCAG GTGCagtggctggagcagcaggtggCAAAGCGCAGGACCAAGCGAGACGTGTTCATGGAGCCCACGGACCCCAAGTTCCCACAGCAGTGGTACCTG TACAACACAAACCAGCGGGACCTGAACGTGCGGCAGGCCTGGGCACAGGGCTACACGGGCAAGGGCATCGTGGTGTCCATCCTGGATGACGGCATCGAGAAGAACCACCCTGACCTGGAGGGCAACTAC GATCCAGGGGCGAGCTTTGATGTCAACGACCAGGACCCTGACCCACAGCCGCGCTACACGCAGATGAACGACAACAG ACATGGCACACGCTGCGCTGGGGAAGTTGCTGCCGTGGCAAACAACGGGATCTGCGGTGTCGGCGTGGCATATAACGCCAGGATCGGAG GCGTGCGCATGCTGGACGGGGAGGTGACAGATGCTGTGGAGGCCCATTCCCTGGGCCTCAACCCCAACCACATCCACATCTACAGTGCCAGCTGGGGCCCCGAGGATGATGGCAAGACGGTGGACGGCCCGGCACGGCTGGCGGAGGAGGCTTTCTTCCGCGGGGTCAGCCAG GGCCGAGGGGGGCTGGGCTCCATCTTCGTCTGGGCGTCCGGGAACGGGGGCCGCGAGCACGACAGCTGCAACTGTGACGGTTACACCAACAGCATCTACACGCTGTCCATCAGCAGCACCACGCAGTACGGCAACGTGCCCTGGTACAGCGAggcctgctcctccaccctcgCCACCACCTACAGCAGCGGCAACCAGAATGAGAAGCAGATC GTGACGACTGACCTCCGGCAGAAATGCACTGAATCGCACACAGGCACATCGGCCTCAGCGCCCCTGGCCGCGGGCATCATTGCCCTCGCCCTGGAAGCCAA CAAGAACCTGACCTGGCGGGACATGCAGCACCTGGTAGTGCAGACGTCAAAGCCGGCTCACCTCAACGCCAACGACTGGGTCACCAACGGTGTCGGCCGCAAAG TCAGCCACTCCTACGGCTATGGTCTGCTGGACGCTGGAGCCATGGTCGGCCTGGCCAAGAACTGGACCACAGTGGGACCTCAGAGGAAATGTGTCATCGATGTCCTCATGGAGCCCAA ggacattGGGAAGCGCCTGGAGGTGCGGCGGAAGGTGGACGCCTGCCTGGGGAAAGCCAACTACATCAGTCGGCTGGAGCACGCGCAGGCCAGGCTGACGCTGTCCTACAACCGGCGTGGGGACCTGGCCATCCACCTGGTCAGTCCCATGGGCACTCGCTCCACCCTCCTGGCCGCCAG GCCCCATGACTTCTCAGCCGATGGCTTCAATGACTGGGCCTTCATGACTACACACTCGTGGGACGAGGACCCGTCCGGTGAATGGGTGCTGGAGATCGAGAACACCAGTGATGCCAACAACTACG GCACGCTGACCAAATTCACGCTTGTGCTGTATGGGACGGCCACTGAGTCCCCCAGCCTCTCCAACCAGCTGGAGAGCAGCGGCTGCAAGACCCTGACCCCCAGCCAGACCTGTGTGG TCTGCGAGGAGGGCTACTACCTGCACCAGAAGAGCTGCCTGAAGCGCTGCCCTCCTGGCTTTGCGCCCGGCGTCCAGAGCACGCACTACAGCCTGGAGAACAGCGTGGAGCCCATcaccccccagctctgcctgccctgccaccCCTCCTGCGCCACCTGCGCGGGGCCCGGCCCCAACCAGTGCCTGACCTGCCCCGCGCACTCGCACTTCAGCAGCTTGGACCTCTCCTGCTCCCACCAGACACAGAGCAGCCGCGCGTCCCCTGCCCTGGCAGACGGCGAGGGGCTGGCTGAGACCCcctctgcagccaacctgccCGTCCTCATCGCCAGCCTCAGCTGTGTCCTCATCGTCATCATATTTGTCACCGTCttcctggtgctgcaggcacGCTCGGGCTTCAGCCTGCGGGGCGTGAAGGTCTACGCCCTGGACAGCGGGATCATCTCCTACAAGGGGCTTCCTTCCGACATCTGGCAGGAGGAGGGTCCCTCAGAGTCGGACGGTGAGGAGAACGAGGCGCACAGCGAGAGGACTGCCTTCATCAGAGACCAAAGTGCCCTTTGA
- the FURIN gene encoding furin isoform X2 gives MEPTDPKFPQQWYLYNTNQRDLNVRQAWAQGYTGKGIVVSILDDGIEKNHPDLEGNYDPGASFDVNDQDPDPQPRYTQMNDNRHGTRCAGEVAAVANNGICGVGVAYNARIGGVRMLDGEVTDAVEAHSLGLNPNHIHIYSASWGPEDDGKTVDGPARLAEEAFFRGVSQGRGGLGSIFVWASGNGGREHDSCNCDGYTNSIYTLSISSTTQYGNVPWYSEACSSTLATTYSSGNQNEKQIVTTDLRQKCTESHTGTSASAPLAAGIIALALEANKNLTWRDMQHLVVQTSKPAHLNANDWVTNGVGRKVSHSYGYGLLDAGAMVGLAKNWTTVGPQRKCVIDVLMEPKDIGKRLEVRRKVDACLGKANYISRLEHAQARLTLSYNRRGDLAIHLVSPMGTRSTLLAARPHDFSADGFNDWAFMTTHSWDEDPSGEWVLEIENTSDANNYGTLTKFTLVLYGTATESPSLSNQLESSGCKTLTPSQTCVVCEEGYYLHQKSCLKRCPPGFAPGVQSTHYSLENSVEPITPQLCLPCHPSCATCAGPGPNQCLTCPAHSHFSSLDLSCSHQTQSSRASPALADGEGLAETPSAANLPVLIASLSCVLIVIIFVTVFLVLQARSGFSLRGVKVYALDSGIISYKGLPSDIWQEEGPSESDGEENEAHSERTAFIRDQSAL, from the exons ATGGAGCCCACGGACCCCAAGTTCCCACAGCAGTGGTACCTG TACAACACAAACCAGCGGGACCTGAACGTGCGGCAGGCCTGGGCACAGGGCTACACGGGCAAGGGCATCGTGGTGTCCATCCTGGATGACGGCATCGAGAAGAACCACCCTGACCTGGAGGGCAACTAC GATCCAGGGGCGAGCTTTGATGTCAACGACCAGGACCCTGACCCACAGCCGCGCTACACGCAGATGAACGACAACAG ACATGGCACACGCTGCGCTGGGGAAGTTGCTGCCGTGGCAAACAACGGGATCTGCGGTGTCGGCGTGGCATATAACGCCAGGATCGGAG GCGTGCGCATGCTGGACGGGGAGGTGACAGATGCTGTGGAGGCCCATTCCCTGGGCCTCAACCCCAACCACATCCACATCTACAGTGCCAGCTGGGGCCCCGAGGATGATGGCAAGACGGTGGACGGCCCGGCACGGCTGGCGGAGGAGGCTTTCTTCCGCGGGGTCAGCCAG GGCCGAGGGGGGCTGGGCTCCATCTTCGTCTGGGCGTCCGGGAACGGGGGCCGCGAGCACGACAGCTGCAACTGTGACGGTTACACCAACAGCATCTACACGCTGTCCATCAGCAGCACCACGCAGTACGGCAACGTGCCCTGGTACAGCGAggcctgctcctccaccctcgCCACCACCTACAGCAGCGGCAACCAGAATGAGAAGCAGATC GTGACGACTGACCTCCGGCAGAAATGCACTGAATCGCACACAGGCACATCGGCCTCAGCGCCCCTGGCCGCGGGCATCATTGCCCTCGCCCTGGAAGCCAA CAAGAACCTGACCTGGCGGGACATGCAGCACCTGGTAGTGCAGACGTCAAAGCCGGCTCACCTCAACGCCAACGACTGGGTCACCAACGGTGTCGGCCGCAAAG TCAGCCACTCCTACGGCTATGGTCTGCTGGACGCTGGAGCCATGGTCGGCCTGGCCAAGAACTGGACCACAGTGGGACCTCAGAGGAAATGTGTCATCGATGTCCTCATGGAGCCCAA ggacattGGGAAGCGCCTGGAGGTGCGGCGGAAGGTGGACGCCTGCCTGGGGAAAGCCAACTACATCAGTCGGCTGGAGCACGCGCAGGCCAGGCTGACGCTGTCCTACAACCGGCGTGGGGACCTGGCCATCCACCTGGTCAGTCCCATGGGCACTCGCTCCACCCTCCTGGCCGCCAG GCCCCATGACTTCTCAGCCGATGGCTTCAATGACTGGGCCTTCATGACTACACACTCGTGGGACGAGGACCCGTCCGGTGAATGGGTGCTGGAGATCGAGAACACCAGTGATGCCAACAACTACG GCACGCTGACCAAATTCACGCTTGTGCTGTATGGGACGGCCACTGAGTCCCCCAGCCTCTCCAACCAGCTGGAGAGCAGCGGCTGCAAGACCCTGACCCCCAGCCAGACCTGTGTGG TCTGCGAGGAGGGCTACTACCTGCACCAGAAGAGCTGCCTGAAGCGCTGCCCTCCTGGCTTTGCGCCCGGCGTCCAGAGCACGCACTACAGCCTGGAGAACAGCGTGGAGCCCATcaccccccagctctgcctgccctgccaccCCTCCTGCGCCACCTGCGCGGGGCCCGGCCCCAACCAGTGCCTGACCTGCCCCGCGCACTCGCACTTCAGCAGCTTGGACCTCTCCTGCTCCCACCAGACACAGAGCAGCCGCGCGTCCCCTGCCCTGGCAGACGGCGAGGGGCTGGCTGAGACCCcctctgcagccaacctgccCGTCCTCATCGCCAGCCTCAGCTGTGTCCTCATCGTCATCATATTTGTCACCGTCttcctggtgctgcaggcacGCTCGGGCTTCAGCCTGCGGGGCGTGAAGGTCTACGCCCTGGACAGCGGGATCATCTCCTACAAGGGGCTTCCTTCCGACATCTGGCAGGAGGAGGGTCCCTCAGAGTCGGACGGTGAGGAGAACGAGGCGCACAGCGAGAGGACTGCCTTCATCAGAGACCAAAGTGCCCTTTGA
- the FES gene encoding tyrosine-protein kinase Fes/Fps yields the protein MGFGPELWCPQGHNALLRLQDSELRLLETMKKWMSQRAKSDREYAGMLHNMFSQLEKQDVPGQLRAGDQGGQIWESWWVLASRMETLSQILRRHAEELVAGPLAKLSLLIRDKQQLRKAFSERWQQLSQEYTRTTQQEMEKLKAQYRSLARDSAQAKRKYQEASKDKERDKAKEKYVRSLWKLYALHNQYVLAVRAAALHHQHHYQRALPSLHQSLYSLQQEMVLVLKEILQEYYSISSLVQEDVLAVHQEIASTIQAIDPATEYSGFIQSHRYGSEVPPAVSFDKSLLEETESLAPGELQLNELTVESVQHCLTSVEEELVAATEAVGSKEQRVRELQAEIRGEEQGRSPGERVHLLGKWQGLQDAQQQLEGCLCAQAKLQAQRELLAGKLAALDSGEPLPALPLQEDRHSVCSTEQERSGASALETLKNHISGIFSPKYSLPPPVPLIPEVQKPLCQQVWYHGAIPRTEVQELLSCSGDFLVRESQGKQEYVLSVLWDGQPRHFIIQAADNMYRLEGDGFPTIPLLVEHLLQSQQPITRKSGIVLARAVPKDKWVLNHEDVLLGERIGRGNFGEVFSGRLRADNTPVAVKSCRETLPPELKAKFLQEARILKQYNHPNIVRLIGVCTQKQPIYIVMELVQGGDFLSFLRSEGPHLRVKELIKMTENAAAGMEYLESKRCIHRDLAARNCLVTEKNTLKISDFGMSREEEDGIYASTGGMKQIPVKWTAPEALNYGRYSSESDVWSFGILLWEAFSLGAVPYTNLSNQQTREAVEQGVRLDPPEQCPEEVYRLMQRCWEYDPRKRPSFSTLHQDLIAIRKRHR from the exons ATGGGCTTCGGGCCGGAGCTGTGGTGCCCGCAGGGGCACAACGCGCTGCTGCGGCTGCAGGACAGCGAGCTGCGCCTCCTGGAGACCATGAAGAAGTGGATGTCGCAGCGTGCGAAGAGCGACCGGGAGTACGCAGGGATGCTGCACAACATGTTCTCCCAGCTGGAGAAGCAAGATGTCCCCGGCCAGCTCCGCGCCGGTGACCAGGGCGGCCAGATCTGGGAG TCCTGGTGGGTGCTGGCAAGCCGGATGGAGACGCTGAGCCAAATCCTGCGGCGGCACGCGGAGGAGCTGGTGGCGGGGCCGCTGGCCAAGCTGAGCCTGCTCATTCGCGACAAGCAGCAGCTCCGCAAGGCCTTCAGCGAGcggtggcagcagctcagccaggaGTACACTCGG ACCACgcagcaggagatggagaagCTGAAGGCGCAGTACCGCAGCCTGGCGCGTGACAGCGCCCAGGCCAAGCGCAAGTACCAGGAGGCCAGCAAAG ACAAAGAGCGGGACAAGGCGAAGGAGAAGTACGTGCGCAGCCTCTGGAAGCTCTATGCCCTGCACAACCAGTACGTGCTGGCCGTGCGGGCAGCCGCGCTCCACCACCAGCACCACTACCAGCGGGCGCTGCCCAGCCTCCACCAGTCCCTTTACAGCCTGCAGCAGGAGATGGTCCTTGTCCT GAAGGAGATCCTCCAGGAGTACTACAGCATCAGCAGCCTGGTGCAAGAGGACGTGCTGGCCGTGCACCAGGAAATCGCCAGCACCATCCAGGCCATCGACCCGGCCACCGAGTACAGCGGCTTCATCCAGAGCCACAG GTACGGCTCTGAGGTGCCGCCAGCCGTGTCCTTCGACAAGAGCTTGCTGGAGGAGACGGAGAGCCTGGCAccaggagagctgcagctgaacGAGCTGACCGTGGAGAGCGTCCAGCACTG CCTGACGTCGGTcgaggaggagctggtggctgccACAGAGGCCGtgggcagcaaggagcagcgggtgcgggagctgcaggcagagatCCGGGGCGAGGAGCAGGGCCGGAGCCCCGGGGAGCG GGTGCACTTGCTGGGCAAgtggcaggggctgcaggacgCACAGCAGCAGCTCGAGGGCTGCCTGTGCGCCCAGGCCAAGCTGCAGGCGCagcgggagctgctggcagggaagcTGGCGGCACTGGACAGCGGGgagcccctgcccgccctgccgcTGCAGGAGGACCGGCACTCAGTCTGCTCCACG gagcaggagcGGAGCGGGGCCTCTGCACTGGAGACCCTCAAGAACCACATCTCAGGCATCTTCAGCCCCAAGTACTCG CTGCCGCCCCCCGTGCCCCTGATCCCGGAGGTGCAGAAGCCGCTGTGCCAGCAGGTCTGGTACCACGGGGCCATCCCGCGCAcagaggtgcaggagctgctgagctgcagcgGGGACTTCCTGGTGCGGGAGAGCCAGGGCAAGCAGGAGTACGTGCTCAGCGTGCTGTGGGACGGGCAGCCCCGGCACTTCATCATCCAGGCTGCTGAT AACATGTACAGGCTGGAGGGAGACGGCTTCCCCACCATCCCGCTGCTGGTCGAGCAcctcctgcagagccagcagcccATCACGCGCAAGAGCGGGATCGTCCtggccagggctgtgcccaag GACAAATGGGTGCTCAACCACGAGGACGTGCTGCTGGGGGAGCGCATTGGCCGG GGTAACTTTGGGGAGGTGTTCAGCGGCCGCCTGCGTGCTGACAACACCCCCGTGGCTGTGAAATCCTGCCGAGAAACCCTCCCACCCGAACTCAAGGCCAAGTTCCTGCAGGAAGCCAG GATCCTCAAGCAGTACAACCACCCCAACATTGTCCGGCTCATCGGCGTCTGCACCCAGAAGCAGCCCATTTACATTGTTATGGAGCTGGTGCAGG GGGGGGACTTCCTGAGCTTCCTGCGCAGCGAGGGGCCCCACCTGCGCGTGAAGGAGCTGATCAAGATGACAGAGAACGCTGCCGCCGGCATGGAGTACCTGGAGAGCAAGCGCTGCATCCACAG GGACCTGGCCGCTCGCAACTGCCTGGTGACGGAGAAGAACACCCTGAAGATCAGTGACTTTGGGATGTcacgggaggaggaggatggcaTCTACGCCTCCACGGGCGGGATGAAGCAAATCCCTGTCAAGTGGACTGCCCCCGAAGCACTCAATTATG gccgATACAGCTCAGAGAGTGATGTCTGGAGCTTCGGGATCCTGCTGTGGGAAGCCTTCAGTCTGGGTGCCGTCCCCTACACCAACCTCAGCAACCAGCAGACGCGAGAGGCAGTGGAGCAGG GCGTGCGGCTGGACCCCCCCGAGCAGTGCCCCGAGGAGGTGTACCGGCTGATGCAGCGCTGCTGGGAGTACGACCCCCGCAAGCGGCCCAGCTTCAGCACCCTCCACCAGGACCTCATCGCCATCCGCAAGCGGCACCGGTGA